A segment of the SAR324 cluster bacterium genome:
CGATTGAAAAGTCGGCCAACAAGCCCCATTTCACTCTTGGATTTTTCATCCAGATACCGTGTCAGATCGCCATCCCCCTGAGTCAAATCCTCAAAGTTACTGGTGAGTTTGGTAAGCGGGTTCTGTAGCGTTATTCTTAAAATGATCATGATGATCACGGCCACAGGAAGTGTCACCACCGCGATCACCATCAGATTTTCAAAAACGGTGTTCCATTTCTGTGATTGCACAAGCGATTTGTCAATTTTGACTTCCAGTGCTCCCGCATATTCCCCTTGTTTCCACTGTGTATGGCAGATGATACAATCTCGTTCCACCAGCATTTCATACACAAAAGAAACCTCCCGGTCGTTTTCATAATGCGTGCGGTGCTGTTCATTGAACCGGATATCGGGAGGCAATGCCATGTGGCAATCAGGACATTTGAGGCCTTTCACCTCCATTTCATCCTGATGTTTTTTTGCCATATCGGTTTGATCCAGATCTCTCAAATTCCAGTCTTCTCTCAGATAACGCCCCCGGCTTTCCTGATACAGTTGGATATTCGGATTTGCGATGATTCCGGTTTTCCTGTCATAGGTAAAGGGTTTCCCGACAGTCACCTCTCCGGAATGGTAAACCATGAGTTTATGACGGGAATAGAGTGCCGTGGATTTCACATTATCGAGTTTCGCGATACTATTGAGCACATCCTGAAAGGTTTCTCTTTGCCCTTTGCTGATGGATTCACGGGAATGCTCAACATAATTATCCAAAACGCTGTAGCCCATTTTCACCAACTGTTTTTCCAACACCGCACCCTGCACAAAATACAGGACAACCAGGGCAATGAGAGTCATGACAAAGCCACTGAGGACTGACAGAAAAATGGCTCTGAACACCAGAGAATTCTGAAACCGGATTCGATTTTCCATGAGACCTTTAGATCATTAAAATTTGTTTTTTATCACACGAGGATCGTCAAAACGATGGAACATGATTTGTCGGGGAAATTTTTCACCGGCACAGCCAATACAGGGATGACCGGCCTTGATGCAGGTGTTGGTATTCCCGTTGTAGCCCATGATAATGCAGTCATTGCGGGTAACAGGGCCCTGGCATCCGAGTCTGAACAAACAGCCTGAATCGCCAACAAATTCTGCAAAATGCCCTTCCTGGTAATCGGCGTAATACAGGCATCGTTCATGGATGGTTCTGGCAAAAAACTTTTTGGGCCGAAAATGCTTATCAAGTTCGGGAAGAGATCCTTTTTTGAGAAGATGCAGAATGGTGTAGGTGATGTGCTCCGGTTTCATGGGGCAACTTGGAATATTTACAATCGGTTTCGAAATATTGCGTTGTTCCAGAAAACGATCGAGAGGGATATTTCCTGTCACGGGGTCCATGCTGGCAATGCCGCCCAAGGTGGCACAGGTTCCGGCGCCAATGCAGGCTGTCGCTTTGGCGGCGAGCCGTTCAACCCAGTAAGTCAGCGGCTTATCGGCAATCATGCAGGTATGTGGCATCTTGACAGGGATTCCGCCTTCAAAAACCAGAATATACCCTTTTCCGGACTGTGTGAGTTGATCCAGAATTTCTATAAACTGATGTCCCGTTGCTGAAGATAAATCAGGATGAAATACCAGGGATACAAATTTGGTGATCAAATCCACCACCGGGACATCTTCAATGTTCAGAAACGCGGTTGAACATCCTGAACAGGAAGTTCCATGGAGCCAGACAACCATCGGTTTTTCAGCGACAGTGTTGTCGGCGGCCAGCAAATCCTCAAAAGAAATAAACGCGGATGCTCCTATAACAACAAGGGCTTCATAGATCTTACGCAGTGCTTCTCTTCGTGTTATATTTTCTCCCATAATTCCTCCGTAAAAATCATCAATGGACAGCACAAGCCAGACAAGGGTCTGTAGAACGGACAATCCGGGCCAGTTCAACAGGATTATCCGAATCCTGCACTTTGGTGCCCAGGAGCATTTGTTCCACGGCACCCGGACGACCGGAAGAATCTCTGGGTGAAATGTTCCAGGTTGTCGGCACAATCATTTCATAATTTTTGATATAACCTCTGTCATCCGTTTCAATCCAGTGCGCCAGTGCGCCGCGAGAGGCTTCTGTCAGACCATAACCTCTGGCGTTTTGAGGCACGTCATGCTCGACAAACGCGACTTTGCCGGGTTCCAGTTGATCAAGCTGTTCCCGGATCAGGTCAATGGTCAGCGTGGCGGAAATATAACGGCACAGATGGCGTCCCATCACAGAAGGGTAGTCTTCAAGACTGATGCCCAGGGTTGAATTGATTTTATCCACCAGCGCGTTCAATTTCGGATTTTTTCCACTTTTGTAAGTGGTCACAACTCTGGCCACCGGCCCAACTTCAACCACTTCGCCCTTATAACGCGGAGCACGTGACCAACTGTATTTACCAGACTCTTTTTTCTGCTCATTTTCAAATTCATGCTCACTGATGGGAATCAACTGGTCAAACGCCAGTGGTTTGGTTTGAGCCGAACCCGTGGTCTGGTAATATGAAAAAGTCATGTCTTCCTGGATCTGATTGACATCCAGCGGGGAATAAACCCCATTGATCAGAGAACCTCCTGAAAAAATCGGATTGTTCCCGTCTTTGTCAAAAAAATGCGGATACGACAGCAGATTTCCATAGCCACGGCCTTCTTTGAAATAGGTTTTGAATTCTTTGGCAACACCCACCAGATCATTGAAGTATTCATTCTTGATAAACCGTTCCGATTTTTCAAAAATGGTTTGATAGTGGGCGATCATACTCACGGAAGGTACCGTTGTGACACCTCCCGCTTCGATGGTAATCGGATGCGGGGCTTTCCCGCCGAAAATGCACACCATTTTGAGAAAATCCGCCATCACGGGCAAGGCTTCCACATAATGCTTGATCGCGCTGACATTCAACTCCTGATTGGTGCAGTAGGCGGCTTTGTAACGGGGAAGAAACGGTGCCGCCGGAAAGATTTCCCGATTTTTGAGTTCACT
Coding sequences within it:
- a CDS encoding nickel-dependent hydrogenase large subunit — encoded protein: MASKRIVIDPLTRIEGHLKIATQVENGIVVEAKASAEMFRGIEKALIGYDARVAQQVTQRVCGVCPYAHAEAAGRALEMAMGITPNTNGKILRNLINGAYQLQDYLLHFYHLCALDFIDITACLKYEGRDETLLGLKAWVQSELKNREIFPAAPFLPRYKAAYCTNQELNVSAIKHYVEALPVMADFLKMVCIFGGKAPHPITIEAGGVTTVPSVSMIAHYQTIFEKSERFIKNEYFNDLVGVAKEFKTYFKEGRGYGNLLSYPHFFDKDGNNPIFSGGSLINGVYSPLDVNQIQEDMTFSYYQTTGSAQTKPLAFDQLIPISEHEFENEQKKESGKYSWSRAPRYKGEVVEVGPVARVVTTYKSGKNPKLNALVDKINSTLGISLEDYPSVMGRHLCRYISATLTIDLIREQLDQLEPGKVAFVEHDVPQNARGYGLTEASRGALAHWIETDDRGYIKNYEMIVPTTWNISPRDSSGRPGAVEQMLLGTKVQDSDNPVELARIVRSTDPCLACAVH
- a CDS encoding hydrogenase small subunit, coding for MGENITRREALRKIYEALVVIGASAFISFEDLLAADNTVAEKPMVVWLHGTSCSGCSTAFLNIEDVPVVDLITKFVSLVFHPDLSSATGHQFIEILDQLTQSGKGYILVFEGGIPVKMPHTCMIADKPLTYWVERLAAKATACIGAGTCATLGGIASMDPVTGNIPLDRFLEQRNISKPIVNIPSCPMKPEHITYTILHLLKKGSLPELDKHFRPKKFFARTIHERCLYYADYQEGHFAEFVGDSGCLFRLGCQGPVTRNDCIIMGYNGNTNTCIKAGHPCIGCAGEKFPRQIMFHRFDDPRVIKNKF